Proteins from a single region of Azospira inquinata:
- a CDS encoding acyl-CoA dehydrogenase C-terminal domain-containing protein encodes MSEYIAPLRDMQFVMKELAGLDQVLQLPGNEEVDADVVDAILEEASKFASNVLSPINFSGDQEGAHWADKAVTVPAGFKEAYLQFAENGWTALPCDPEYGGQGLPKLVATAVNEMWKSSNMAFALCPMLTAGAIEALLTAGSDELKQKFLPKMVDGTWTGTMNLTEPNAGSDLAAVRSRAEPVGDGSYKVFGQKIFITYGDHNMTENVVHLVLARTPNAPEGVKGISLFVVPKFMVKDDGSLGERNDAYCVSIEHKLGIHGSPTAVMAFGDNGGAIGYLVGEENHGLEYMFVMMNAARFAVGLEGVAQCERAYQRAAVYAKERIQGTELGVKGGPKVAIIKHPDVRRMLMSMRSLTEATRTLAYVVAGALDNAKSNPDAEARAKAQAFADLMIPVVKGWSTETGIQVASTGVQVHGGMGFIEETGAAQHLRDARITAIYEGTTGIQANDLIGRKMAREGGVTIKAVIGEMRALDAQLAAQSGAEFAVLRSRLSSAVNALEEAVNWLLDNFKPNIKAAHAGAVPFLHLLGIVAGGWQLARGALVAQAKIDAGESDPFYKGKIVTARFFADHLMVQAPALTQSIVAGAEGSLTLEEDLF; translated from the coding sequence ATGAGCGAATATATTGCCCCCCTCCGCGACATGCAGTTTGTCATGAAGGAACTGGCCGGTCTGGATCAGGTCCTGCAACTGCCGGGCAACGAGGAAGTGGATGCGGACGTGGTGGACGCCATTCTGGAGGAAGCCTCCAAGTTTGCTTCCAACGTTCTGTCCCCCATCAATTTCTCCGGTGACCAGGAAGGTGCCCATTGGGCCGACAAGGCGGTTACCGTGCCCGCTGGTTTCAAGGAAGCCTATCTGCAGTTCGCCGAAAACGGCTGGACGGCCTTGCCCTGTGACCCGGAATACGGCGGCCAGGGCCTGCCCAAGCTGGTGGCCACGGCGGTCAATGAAATGTGGAAGTCTTCCAACATGGCTTTCGCCCTGTGCCCCATGTTGACGGCGGGCGCCATTGAAGCCCTGCTCACCGCCGGCTCCGACGAATTGAAGCAGAAATTCCTGCCCAAGATGGTGGATGGCACATGGACTGGCACCATGAACCTGACCGAACCCAATGCGGGCTCCGATCTGGCCGCCGTGCGCAGCCGGGCCGAACCCGTGGGTGACGGCAGCTACAAGGTGTTCGGGCAAAAGATTTTCATCACCTACGGCGACCACAACATGACGGAAAATGTGGTGCACCTGGTGCTGGCTCGGACGCCCAACGCCCCCGAAGGGGTGAAGGGCATTTCCCTGTTCGTGGTGCCCAAGTTCATGGTCAAGGACGACGGTTCCCTGGGCGAACGAAATGACGCCTACTGCGTCTCCATCGAACACAAGCTGGGCATCCACGGCAGCCCCACCGCCGTCATGGCCTTCGGTGACAACGGTGGCGCCATCGGCTATTTGGTGGGGGAAGAAAATCACGGCCTGGAATACATGTTCGTGATGATGAACGCAGCCCGCTTTGCTGTGGGCCTGGAAGGCGTGGCCCAGTGCGAACGGGCCTACCAACGGGCCGCCGTCTATGCCAAGGAACGTATCCAAGGCACGGAACTGGGCGTCAAGGGCGGGCCCAAGGTGGCCATCATCAAGCATCCGGACGTACGCCGCATGCTCATGAGCATGCGCTCCCTCACGGAAGCCACCCGTACCCTGGCTTACGTGGTGGCCGGTGCTCTGGATAACGCCAAGTCCAATCCGGACGCGGAAGCCCGGGCCAAGGCCCAGGCCTTTGCGGATCTGATGATCCCGGTAGTCAAGGGCTGGAGCACGGAAACCGGTATCCAGGTGGCTTCCACCGGGGTGCAGGTGCATGGGGGCATGGGCTTCATAGAAGAAACCGGTGCCGCCCAGCACTTGCGGGATGCCCGGATTACGGCCATCTACGAAGGCACCACTGGCATTCAGGCCAATGACCTGATCGGCCGGAAAATGGCCCGGGAAGGGGGCGTTACCATTAAGGCGGTCATCGGCGAAATGCGCGCACTGGATGCCCAACTGGCCGCCCAGTCCGGCGCCGAATTCGCCGTGCTGCGCAGCCGCCTGAGCAGTGCGGTGAATGCCCTGGAAGAAGCGGTGAACTGGCTGTTGGACAACTTCAAGCCCAACATCAAGGCCGCCCACGCCGGTGCCGTGCCTTTCCTCCATCTGCTGGGCATCGTGGCCGGCGGCTGGCAGTTGGCCCGGGGCGCCCTGGTGGCCCAAGCCAAGATCGACGCCGGCGAATCCGATCCCTTCTACAAGGGCAAGATTGTCACCGCCCGTTTCTTTGCTGACCATCTGATGGTGCAAGCCCCGGCCCTGACCCAAAGCATCGTGGCCGGTGCGGAAGGCAGCCTGACTCTGGAAGAAGACCTGTTCTAA